In a genomic window of Streptomyces sp. NBC_01142:
- a CDS encoding helix-turn-helix domain-containing protein, translating to MSEGALQTLGLGEAEERTYEALLKERAAGAEELACLLGLPRERLERALGHLVEHGLALPAHEGGLPHPAAPAAAIRTLIHRRQAELHLRSAELERLRMSADRLAGRLMSGSPCAAEDGIEVVTGPRAIAERAEYLLASAEREVAILDRPPYVKGRPGDGSSRTPGLDIEALLERGVKVRAVLDRDGLAYPGRIHSLTGLVERGLRARAAVAVPTKLIAVDRRITLLPPTDAADPTATALVIGDALLRNALVPLFETVWDRATPLGGSGAGRGALPKPQKELLGLLAAGLKDEAIARRLGVHVHTARRRISQLLETLGAETRFQAGAQATLRGWLD from the coding sequence ATGAGCGAGGGGGCATTGCAGACCCTCGGCCTGGGGGAGGCCGAGGAACGCACTTACGAGGCACTGCTCAAGGAACGGGCCGCCGGGGCCGAGGAGTTGGCGTGCTTACTGGGGCTGCCGAGGGAGCGGCTCGAGAGGGCGCTCGGTCATCTGGTCGAGCACGGACTCGCGCTGCCGGCGCATGAGGGCGGGCTGCCGCATCCGGCCGCGCCCGCCGCCGCCATCCGTACGCTCATCCACCGCCGTCAGGCCGAACTGCACCTGCGGTCGGCGGAGTTGGAGCGATTACGGATGAGCGCGGACCGGCTCGCGGGGCGGCTGATGTCCGGCTCGCCCTGCGCCGCGGAGGACGGTATCGAGGTGGTGACCGGACCGCGGGCGATCGCCGAACGGGCGGAGTATCTGCTGGCGTCGGCGGAGCGCGAGGTGGCGATCCTGGACCGCCCGCCGTATGTGAAGGGCAGGCCCGGGGACGGCAGCTCCCGCACCCCCGGCCTGGACATCGAGGCGCTGCTGGAGCGGGGGGTGAAGGTGCGGGCCGTCCTGGACCGGGACGGGCTCGCCTATCCGGGCCGGATCCACTCGCTGACCGGTCTGGTCGAGCGGGGCCTGCGGGCGCGGGCCGCGGTTGCCGTCCCCACGAAGCTGATCGCCGTGGACCGCCGGATCACCCTGCTCCCGCCGACCGACGCGGCGGACCCGACGGCCACGGCGCTGGTGATAGGCGACGCGCTGCTGCGCAACGCGCTGGTGCCGCTGTTCGAGACGGTGTGGGACCGGGCGACCCCACTGGGCGGCTCGGGCGCCGGCCGCGGCGCGCTGCCCAAGCCCCAGAAGGAACTCCTCGGCCTGCTCGCGGCGGGCCTCAAGGACGAGGCGATCGCCCGCCGGCTGGGCGTCCATGTGCACACGGCGCGACGCAGAATCAGCCAATTACTGGAGACGCTGGGCGCGGAGACGCGCTTCCAGGCGGGGGCGCAGGCGACGCTGCGGGGCTGGCTGGACTGA
- a CDS encoding serine protease, with protein MKWHTRTNRPSGTRWRPVPLSVALLAVALTACGGPSSSAVPPGPAGPSGPPGARALAPSPQASATAFAGATSVGVLVDEDGGHFCTAGVVASPRGNVVATAAHCLQEAGGDPGSRPDGLEFAPGFTGEGEGTYPYGRWKVRAVHLDDRWTDDAEDADAADYAFLTLEPDAKGRQVQQVVGGAAPDWSSPPDRLVTVVGYPNPEHNPGNRPVACTTETRRDPDLPETLRMECAGFWDGTSGSPWLADYRDADHQGRLIGVLSGGDTDSESTAVLFDDRARALYERAGE; from the coding sequence ATGAAGTGGCACACCCGTACGAACAGGCCGAGCGGTACGCGGTGGCGGCCGGTGCCGCTCTCCGTGGCCCTGTTGGCCGTTGCCCTGACCGCCTGCGGCGGCCCCTCCTCCTCCGCCGTCCCGCCCGGACCCGCCGGACCGTCCGGGCCGCCCGGCGCACGGGCCCTCGCACCCTCGCCGCAGGCCTCCGCCACGGCGTTCGCCGGCGCAACCTCCGTCGGTGTGCTCGTCGACGAGGACGGCGGCCATTTCTGCACCGCCGGCGTCGTCGCCAGTCCCCGGGGCAATGTCGTCGCCACCGCCGCGCACTGCCTCCAGGAGGCGGGCGGCGACCCCGGGAGCCGGCCGGACGGACTGGAGTTCGCGCCCGGGTTCACGGGTGAGGGTGAGGGGACGTATCCGTACGGACGCTGGAAGGTCCGCGCCGTCCACCTCGACGACCGCTGGACGGACGACGCCGAGGACGCGGACGCGGCGGACTACGCCTTCCTGACCCTGGAGCCGGATGCGAAGGGCCGTCAGGTGCAGCAGGTCGTGGGGGGCGCCGCCCCGGACTGGTCGTCGCCGCCCGATCGCCTGGTCACCGTCGTCGGCTACCCCAACCCCGAGCACAATCCCGGCAACCGCCCCGTCGCCTGCACCACCGAGACCCGACGCGACCCGGATCTGCCCGAGACGCTCCGCATGGAGTGCGCGGGCTTCTGGGACGGGACCAGCGGCAGTCCCTGGCTCGCCGACTACCGGGACGCGGACCACCAGGGGCGGCTGATCGGCGTGCTGAGCGGCGGCGACACGGACAGCGAGTCGACGGCCGTCCTCTTCGACGACCGCGCCCGCGCGCTGTACGAGCGAGCCGGGGAGTAA
- the lon gene encoding endopeptidase La, giving the protein MTSTSTPLTLPVLPLDDEVVLPGMVVPLDLSDADVRAAVEAAQAAARSTGASKPQVLLVPRIDGAYAATGVLGTVEQVGRLSDGDPGALIRGRHRVKIGAGTTGPGAALWVEGAEIGESVPDPLPGSVTELVTEYKALATDWLKKRGAWQVVDRVQQIDDVSQLADNSGYSPFLTVAQKVALLDTADPVARLRIATEQLREHLAEQDVAESIAKDVQEGVDKQQREFLLRRQLEAVRKELRELNGEAGEDETDDYRARVEAADLPEKVREAALKEVEKLERSSDQSPEGSWIRTWLDTVLELPWNEHTEDAYDIQGAKAILDAEHAGLQDVKERITEYLAVRKRRADRGLGVVGGRRGGAVLALVGPPGVGKTSLGESVAHAMGRKFVRVALGGVRDEAEIRGHRRTYVGALPGRIVRAVKEAGSMNPVVLLDEIDKVGSDFRGDPAAALLEVLDPAQNHTFRDHYLEVELDLSDVVFLATANVLEAIPEALLDRMELVRLDGYTEDEKVVIARDHLLPRQLERAGLEPGEVTLDDSALRKLAGEYTREAGVRNLERSVARLLRKVAAQHELGERQLPFTIADEDLRALIGRPHHVPESAQDPAERRTAVPGVATGLAVTGAGGDVLFVEASLADPETGAAGLTLTGQLGDVMKESAQIALSFLRSHGAELELPVADLKDRGAHIHFPAGAVPKDGPSAGITMTTALASLLSGRQVRTDVAMTGEVSLTGRVLPIGGLKQKLLAAHRAGITTVVIPKRNEADLDGVPAEILDTLEVHPVTDVRQVLEIALSPAEVLVGAAA; this is encoded by the coding sequence ATGACTTCGACGTCCACACCGCTCACTCTTCCCGTGCTGCCGCTCGACGACGAAGTCGTGCTGCCCGGAATGGTGGTGCCGCTCGACCTGTCCGACGCCGACGTACGCGCCGCGGTGGAGGCCGCCCAGGCTGCCGCCCGTTCCACCGGTGCCAGCAAGCCGCAGGTGCTTCTTGTTCCGCGGATCGACGGCGCGTACGCCGCCACCGGCGTGCTCGGCACCGTCGAGCAGGTGGGCAGGCTCTCCGACGGCGACCCCGGCGCGCTCATCCGCGGCCGCCACCGCGTGAAGATCGGCGCGGGCACCACAGGCCCCGGCGCCGCGCTCTGGGTCGAGGGCGCCGAGATCGGCGAGAGCGTGCCCGACCCCCTGCCCGGCTCGGTCACAGAACTGGTCACGGAGTACAAGGCGCTGGCCACGGACTGGCTGAAGAAGCGCGGCGCCTGGCAGGTCGTGGACCGTGTCCAGCAGATCGACGACGTCTCGCAGCTCGCCGACAACTCCGGCTACTCACCCTTCCTGACCGTCGCCCAGAAGGTGGCACTGCTCGACACCGCCGACCCGGTGGCCCGCCTCAGGATCGCCACCGAGCAGCTGCGCGAGCACCTCGCCGAGCAGGACGTCGCCGAGTCCATCGCCAAGGACGTCCAGGAAGGCGTCGACAAGCAGCAGCGCGAGTTCCTGCTGCGGCGCCAGCTCGAAGCCGTACGCAAGGAGCTGCGCGAGCTCAACGGCGAGGCGGGCGAGGACGAGACCGACGACTACCGGGCGCGCGTCGAGGCCGCCGACCTGCCCGAGAAGGTGCGGGAAGCCGCTCTCAAGGAGGTCGAGAAGCTCGAGCGGTCGAGCGACCAGAGCCCGGAGGGTTCCTGGATCCGCACCTGGCTGGACACCGTTTTGGAACTGCCCTGGAACGAGCACACCGAGGACGCGTACGACATCCAGGGCGCCAAGGCGATCCTGGACGCCGAGCACGCGGGCCTGCAGGACGTGAAGGAACGGATCACCGAGTACCTGGCGGTGCGCAAGCGGCGCGCCGACCGCGGGCTCGGTGTGGTCGGCGGCCGGCGCGGCGGCGCGGTGCTCGCGCTGGTGGGCCCGCCGGGCGTCGGAAAGACCTCGCTCGGCGAGTCCGTGGCCCACGCCATGGGGCGGAAGTTCGTGCGGGTCGCGCTCGGCGGCGTACGGGACGAGGCGGAGATCCGCGGCCACCGGCGTACCTACGTCGGCGCGCTGCCCGGACGGATCGTCCGGGCCGTCAAGGAGGCCGGGTCCATGAACCCGGTGGTCCTGCTCGACGAGATCGACAAGGTCGGCTCCGACTTCCGCGGCGACCCGGCCGCCGCCCTGCTCGAGGTCCTGGACCCGGCGCAGAACCACACCTTCCGCGACCACTACCTGGAGGTCGAACTCGACCTGTCCGACGTGGTGTTCCTCGCCACGGCGAACGTACTCGAAGCCATCCCGGAGGCCCTGCTCGACCGGATGGAGCTCGTCCGCCTCGACGGCTACACCGAGGACGAGAAGGTCGTCATCGCCCGGGACCACCTGCTGCCGCGCCAACTGGAGCGGGCGGGCCTGGAGCCCGGCGAGGTGACCCTGGACGACTCGGCCCTGCGCAAGCTGGCGGGCGAGTACACCCGGGAGGCGGGCGTACGGAACCTGGAGCGTTCGGTGGCCCGGCTGCTGCGCAAGGTGGCCGCCCAGCACGAACTGGGGGAGCGGCAGCTGCCGTTCACGATCGCCGACGAGGATCTGCGCGCGCTCATCGGACGGCCGCACCATGTGCCCGAGTCCGCCCAGGACCCGGCTGAGCGGCGTACGGCGGTGCCCGGAGTGGCCACCGGCCTCGCGGTCACCGGCGCGGGCGGCGACGTCCTGTTCGTCGAGGCGTCGCTGGCCGACCCGGAGACGGGCGCGGCGGGGCTGACCCTGACCGGCCAGCTCGGCGATGTGATGAAGGAGTCCGCGCAGATCGCGCTGAGCTTCCTGCGCTCGCACGGTGCGGAACTGGAGCTGCCGGTGGCCGATCTGAAGGACCGGGGCGCACACATCCACTTCCCCGCGGGCGCGGTGCCCAAGGACGGCCCGAGCGCGGGCATCACGATGACGACGGCGCTCGCGTCGCTGCTCTCCGGGCGCCAGGTGCGTACGGATGTGGCGATGACCGGCGAGGTGTCGCTGACCGGGCGGGTGCTGCCGATCGGCGGTCTGAAGCAGAAGCTCCTTGCCGCGCACCGGGCGGGCATCACGACGGTCGTGATCCCCAAGCGGAACGAGGCGGACCTGGACGGCGTGCCGGCCGAGATCCTCGACACGCTGGAGGTGCACCCGGTGACGGATGTCCGCCAGGTACTGGAGATCGCACTCTCACCGGCGGAGGTCCTGGTGGGGGCGGCGGCCTGA
- a CDS encoding GNAT family N-acetyltransferase, with product MSFESTAETVRAWVHGWAASRGAADPVAEPWGFTIDVGQVTHATRHVLTADDEATVRKIAGAVAAPTVWLKVFADPESVLSWAGPGWRVDEPGWLMTTGLHRTASTVPDGYRLRTWTRGGVTRVLVAAADGSFAARGQIAATGATAVVDQVETSSAHRRKGLGSLVMRTLHNSAVEQGATTGVLGATPDGRALYEALGWRTRAPLVSLFYDPSA from the coding sequence ATGTCCTTCGAGTCCACCGCCGAGACCGTGCGGGCCTGGGTCCACGGCTGGGCCGCCTCGCGCGGCGCCGCCGACCCGGTCGCCGAGCCCTGGGGATTCACCATCGACGTCGGCCAGGTCACGCACGCCACCCGCCACGTCCTGACCGCCGACGACGAGGCGACGGTCCGCAAGATCGCCGGGGCGGTCGCGGCCCCGACGGTCTGGCTCAAGGTGTTCGCGGACCCGGAGTCCGTCCTGTCCTGGGCCGGCCCCGGGTGGAGAGTCGACGAGCCCGGCTGGCTGATGACGACCGGACTCCACCGCACCGCGTCCACCGTCCCGGACGGCTACCGCCTCAGGACGTGGACCCGGGGCGGCGTCACCCGCGTCCTGGTGGCCGCCGCCGACGGCTCGTTCGCCGCCCGCGGCCAGATCGCCGCGACCGGCGCCACCGCCGTCGTCGACCAGGTGGAGACCTCGTCCGCGCACCGGCGCAAGGGGCTGGGCAGCCTGGTGATGCGAACGCTCCACAACTCCGCCGTCGAACAGGGCGCCACCACCGGCGTGCTGGGCGCGACGCCTGACGGGCGGGCACTGTACGAGGCGCTGGGCTGGCGGACTCGGGCTCCGCTGGTCAGCCTGTTCTACGACCCGTCGGCCTGA
- a CDS encoding ABC transporter ATP-binding protein: MSTVEVTGLTVRHRRTVALDAVGLAFGTGVHGLLGPNGAGKTSLIRVLATVAAPTGGRVELLGRDVSAHRERAEVRRRLGYLPQEFGYYPGFTVREFVSYVAWLKEMPADTVPGAVERAVGRVGLGDRIDAKVKTLSGGMVRRVGIAQAIVNEPELLLLDEPTAGLDPEQRVEFRALLRDLGAASTVIVSTHLVEDVAAACSEVTLIESGRVAYRGTTAELTALGRDFLEENAGNAIERGYTAALRAHRTAATHAGAGKADAPGRGVSVTEGRR; encoded by the coding sequence GTGAGCACCGTAGAGGTCACCGGGCTGACGGTCCGGCACCGCAGGACGGTCGCGCTCGACGCGGTCGGCCTGGCTTTCGGCACCGGCGTACACGGCCTGCTGGGACCCAACGGCGCGGGCAAGACCTCGCTGATCAGGGTCCTGGCGACGGTCGCCGCACCGACCGGGGGGCGGGTGGAACTGCTCGGCCGTGATGTGTCGGCGCACCGGGAGCGCGCGGAGGTACGGCGGCGGCTGGGCTATCTGCCGCAGGAGTTCGGGTACTACCCGGGGTTCACGGTGCGGGAGTTCGTCTCGTACGTGGCGTGGCTCAAGGAGATGCCGGCGGACACCGTGCCCGGGGCGGTGGAACGCGCGGTCGGGCGGGTGGGCCTCGGGGACCGTATCGACGCGAAGGTGAAGACGCTGTCGGGCGGGATGGTGCGGCGGGTCGGCATCGCGCAGGCGATCGTGAACGAGCCGGAGCTGCTGCTGCTCGACGAGCCGACGGCCGGTCTCGATCCGGAGCAGCGGGTCGAGTTCAGAGCACTGCTGCGGGATCTGGGCGCTGCTTCCACCGTGATCGTCTCCACCCATCTGGTGGAGGACGTGGCGGCGGCCTGCTCGGAGGTGACCCTGATCGAGTCGGGCCGGGTCGCCTACCGGGGCACGACGGCGGAACTGACCGCGTTGGGCAGGGACTTCCTGGAGGAGAACGCCGGCAACGCGATCGAACGCGGCTACACGGCAGCCCTGCGCGCCCACCGCACGGCGGCCACGCACGCCGGGGCCGGGAAAGCTGACGCCCCGGGCCGCGGCGTCAGCGTCACCGAAGGCCGCCGATGA
- a CDS encoding response regulator transcription factor, with amino-acid sequence MEQTHTTHNGVAATPGAQRRVLVVEDDTTIVDAIAARLRAEGFLVQTATDGPAAVDAAEAWQPDLMVLDVMLPGFDGLEVCRRVQAQRPVPVLMLTARDDETDMLVGLGVGADDYMTKPFSMRELAARVHVLLRRVERAALAAVTPRSGILRLGELEIDHAQRRVRVRSEDVHLTPTEFDLLVCLANTPRAVLSREQLLAEVWDWADASGTRTVDSHIKALRRKIGAERIRTVHGVGYALETPAP; translated from the coding sequence ATGGAGCAGACACACACCACGCACAACGGCGTCGCGGCCACACCCGGCGCCCAACGCCGGGTGCTGGTCGTCGAGGACGACACAACGATCGTCGACGCCATCGCCGCCCGACTGCGGGCCGAGGGCTTCCTGGTCCAGACGGCCACCGACGGCCCGGCCGCCGTTGACGCCGCCGAGGCCTGGCAGCCCGATCTGATGGTTCTGGACGTGATGCTCCCGGGATTCGACGGCCTCGAGGTCTGCCGTCGCGTTCAGGCGCAGCGGCCCGTCCCGGTACTGATGCTCACCGCACGGGACGACGAGACCGACATGCTGGTCGGCCTGGGCGTCGGCGCGGACGACTACATGACCAAGCCGTTCTCGATGCGGGAACTCGCCGCCCGGGTGCATGTGCTGCTGCGGCGGGTGGAGCGGGCCGCGCTCGCCGCCGTGACGCCGCGCAGCGGGATTCTGCGGCTGGGCGAGCTGGAGATCGACCACGCCCAGCGCCGCGTCCGGGTGCGCAGCGAGGACGTGCACCTGACGCCGACCGAGTTCGACCTGCTGGTCTGCCTGGCGAACACGCCGCGTGCGGTCCTCTCCCGCGAGCAGCTGCTCGCGGAGGTGTGGGACTGGGCGGACGCCTCCGGCACCCGTACCGTCGACAGCCACATCAAGGCGTTGCGCCGCAAGATCGGTGCCGAGCGGATCCGTACGGTCCACGGCGTCGGCTACGCACTGGAGACGCCGGCTCCATGA
- a CDS encoding rhomboid-like protein: protein MTRDRATGPEPLNAVPCQRSASAHALTAPAPAVRRPSWRRLGQLLPTPTGTPFTFCYALVLIATSLFAQYGDPATVSSLLHGSSTDVAHLADTPLLVLVASALWVAGGLSSPYAVAFVFVITALERRIGGWRTAGVFVVGHVTATLATEIPVGLSVAAGQLPATSLHRLDYGISFGLMASIGALAGLFGPAMRKTLLGVVSLMLLQELFTFADPLTNWGHPLALLAGIACWPVVRPWARRRKALALRDR from the coding sequence ATGACACGCGACCGGGCCACGGGCCCGGAGCCGTTGAATGCTGTGCCCTGCCAGCGGTCGGCATCGGCGCACGCCCTCACGGCGCCCGCACCGGCCGTACGAAGGCCCTCCTGGCGGCGGCTCGGGCAACTCCTGCCCACGCCCACCGGAACGCCGTTCACCTTCTGCTACGCCCTCGTCCTGATCGCCACCTCCCTCTTCGCGCAGTACGGCGACCCCGCCACCGTCTCCTCCCTGCTGCACGGCTCCAGCACCGACGTCGCCCATCTGGCGGACACCCCGCTGCTCGTCCTCGTGGCGAGCGCCCTGTGGGTCGCGGGCGGCCTGTCCTCTCCGTACGCCGTCGCCTTCGTCTTCGTCATCACCGCGCTGGAGCGCCGCATCGGCGGGTGGCGCACCGCCGGAGTCTTCGTGGTCGGCCATGTGACGGCGACCCTGGCCACCGAGATCCCGGTCGGGCTCTCGGTGGCGGCCGGGCAACTGCCCGCCACCTCGCTGCACCGCCTCGACTACGGCATCAGCTTCGGTCTGATGGCGAGCATCGGCGCGCTGGCCGGACTGTTCGGTCCGGCCATGCGGAAGACCCTGCTCGGCGTCGTCTCCCTGATGCTCCTTCAGGAGCTGTTCACCTTCGCGGATCCGCTCACCAACTGGGGTCACCCGCTGGCCCTGCTGGCGGGGATCGCCTGCTGGCCCGTGGTGCGCCCCTGGGCGCGGCGGCGGAAGGCCCTCGCGCTCCGCGACCGGTGA
- a CDS encoding spermidine synthase, giving the protein MAVPVSVPVPEEVPVTLDRREGPYGEVVLRQRGVHHEIIVNGCFLMDTSDGRSERLLVDAAYDALAAAGREHPCVLIGGLGVGFSLAHAAANPGWRRIAVVEREQAIIDWHRAGPLAAISGQALADPRSVILHTDLIAHLRTTTDRYDALCLDIDNGPGWTVTDDNENLYSPAGLAACQGVLEPGGILAVWSAQPSPIFEDALRNAGFSGVKTEEIRVARGVPDVVHLAVRPA; this is encoded by the coding sequence ATCGCCGTGCCGGTTTCTGTTCCTGTTCCCGAAGAAGTTCCTGTCACCCTCGACCGGCGTGAGGGGCCCTACGGAGAGGTCGTCCTGCGGCAGCGCGGAGTGCACCACGAGATCATCGTCAATGGGTGCTTCCTGATGGACACCTCCGACGGCCGGTCCGAGCGCCTGCTCGTCGACGCCGCATACGACGCCCTGGCCGCCGCGGGCCGCGAGCACCCCTGCGTTCTCATCGGCGGCCTCGGCGTCGGCTTCTCCCTCGCCCACGCCGCCGCCAACCCCGGCTGGAGACGCATCGCCGTCGTCGAACGCGAGCAGGCGATCATCGACTGGCACCGCGCGGGTCCCCTCGCCGCGATCTCCGGCCAGGCCCTTGCCGACCCGCGCAGCGTGATCCTGCACACGGACCTGATCGCCCATCTCCGCACCACTACAGACCGCTACGACGCCCTCTGTCTGGACATCGACAACGGGCCCGGCTGGACCGTCACGGACGACAACGAGAACCTCTACTCACCGGCCGGACTCGCCGCCTGCCAGGGCGTGTTGGAGCCGGGCGGAATCCTCGCCGTATGGTCCGCGCAGCCCTCCCCCATCTTTGAGGATGCGTTGCGGAATGCCGGATTCAGCGGGGTAAAGACCGAAGAGATCCGGGTTGCCCGAGGCGTACCGGACGTGGTCCACCTCGCCGTTCGCCCTGCGTAG
- a CDS encoding zf-HC2 domain-containing protein: MSTWHVSERLAAQYASGAATEPDAWSLEKHVESCGTCATRVSAAVRSGTAGPVLADVRAAVLSHATAPRAAPAHGKGAARPWARRLGLSRGGTHAAADGNRVGAEHHPVGADRDRVGAEHHPVRAAGAGPAPEPARAAGLRAARGGRLARVVWAAGPALRGSWLVAVVLVAAAAPALAFGAGFGGARPLLLAVAPVLPLAGVALSYGRHADPLYEVAAATPGGGLRLLLTRTAAVLAVSVPLLTAAGALLPAAAGVPGAAAWLLPGLALTLAALALGSYVGLRSAAAGLAAGWLGIVVAPVLATLPQDLAGHLERYVSGAAVQGSWAAAAVICAGLLAVRRSSVDLLEKM; this comes from the coding sequence GTGAGCACCTGGCATGTGAGTGAGCGGCTGGCGGCACAGTACGCGTCCGGCGCGGCCACCGAGCCGGACGCGTGGTCGCTGGAGAAGCACGTGGAATCGTGCGGCACTTGCGCGACCCGGGTGTCGGCGGCCGTCCGGTCGGGGACCGCGGGTCCCGTTCTGGCGGACGTGCGGGCGGCGGTGCTGTCGCATGCGACGGCACCGCGGGCGGCACCGGCCCACGGGAAGGGCGCGGCGCGTCCCTGGGCGAGGCGTCTTGGCCTCTCGCGCGGCGGAACGCACGCGGCAGCGGACGGCAACCGCGTGGGGGCGGAGCACCACCCCGTGGGAGCAGACCGCGACCGCGTGGGGGCGGAGCACCACCCCGTGAGGGCGGCGGGCGCAGGGCCGGCTCCGGAGCCTGCCCGGGCCGCAGGCCTCCGCGCCGCGCGGGGCGGGCGGCTCGCGCGGGTGGTGTGGGCCGCCGGGCCCGCGTTGCGCGGCTCCTGGCTGGTGGCCGTCGTCCTCGTGGCCGCCGCCGCGCCGGCCCTGGCATTCGGGGCCGGCTTCGGCGGCGCACGCCCGCTGCTGCTGGCCGTGGCGCCGGTGCTGCCGCTCGCCGGGGTGGCGCTGTCGTACGGGCGGCACGCCGACCCGCTGTACGAGGTCGCCGCGGCCACCCCGGGCGGCGGGCTGCGGCTGCTGCTGACGCGGACCGCGGCCGTACTGGCGGTCAGCGTCCCGCTGCTGACCGCCGCCGGCGCGCTGCTGCCCGCCGCGGCCGGGGTGCCGGGAGCCGCCGCCTGGCTGCTCCCGGGCCTCGCCCTGACGCTCGCGGCACTCGCGCTCGGCTCGTACGTCGGTCTCCGGTCCGCCGCCGCGGGCCTGGCCGCCGGCTGGCTGGGCATCGTCGTCGCCCCGGTCCTGGCCACACTGCCGCAGGACCTGGCGGGCCATCTGGAGCGATATGTCTCAGGGGCCGCGGTCCAGGGCAGCTGGGCGGCCGCGGCCGTGATCTGCGCGGGGCTGCTCGCCGTGCGCCGCTCTTCCGTCGATCTTCTGGAGAAGATGTGA
- a CDS encoding RNA polymerase sigma factor: MRLMRPTGGDRDDDAALLRNVARGDAGALAALYDRHAGWLHARLTRRCADPETVREVLQDTFVTVWRSAGSHRGGEAGGWLWVIAARRLIDAQRVLAREDRVVHEPAAPAPSAEERVLAGLEYGDVGAALDRISPELREVLRATVVDGLTTRETARLLGIPEGTVKTRAMRARRELRAALRQLAPGTDALGGTA; encoded by the coding sequence GTGAGACTGATGCGCCCCACGGGGGGAGACCGGGACGACGACGCGGCCCTGCTGCGCAATGTCGCGCGCGGGGACGCGGGTGCACTCGCCGCGCTCTACGACCGGCACGCCGGCTGGCTGCACGCCCGCCTGACGCGTCGCTGCGCGGACCCGGAGACCGTACGAGAAGTACTGCAGGACACCTTCGTCACCGTGTGGCGGTCCGCCGGCTCGCACCGCGGCGGGGAGGCGGGCGGCTGGCTCTGGGTGATCGCCGCGCGCCGGCTGATCGACGCGCAGCGGGTGCTGGCCAGAGAGGACCGCGTCGTCCACGAGCCTGCCGCGCCGGCGCCCTCCGCGGAGGAGAGGGTGCTGGCCGGGCTGGAGTACGGGGACGTGGGCGCCGCGCTCGACCGCATCTCGCCGGAGCTGCGCGAAGTCCTGCGCGCCACGGTCGTCGACGGGCTGACGACGCGCGAGACGGCGCGGCTGCTCGGGATACCGGAGGGCACGGTCAAGACCCGGGCGATGCGGGCCCGCCGCGAGCTGCGCGCCGCGCTGAGGCAACTGGCGCCCGGTACCGATGCGTTGGGAGGCACGGCGTGA